The Ziziphus jujuba cultivar Dongzao chromosome 12, ASM3175591v1 sequence CGTCTGCTCAAATAATTAGAATCTAGACTAGACATCCTGTGCGAAGAGTTCAATTTAGTTGTCAGACTTAGTAAAATGTCAAGGGATGAGTTTGCTTGAGCAATATGTCAAGACCCGTTCAGAATtctttcccggaaccctagacaagccctgatcccaggaaaataccatcgaaccttccaacggaaaatctggcagtaccacccctaagggtaggactaacaaaaaattacctgcactgaaaacacacttctataaacatccccttattcctcccacaatactacaaattgattccacaaatttcagcacttcaaaataaatagcagtaactcagtgcataattaacaactacacgtccaatacagtatacagagcattatacaataaatgtggcatttatacaatgacagataaagaagtaatacaagatagagaggaaaaaggaaagaaatacttCGTGggctttcggcaacgaactgagacgtttggctcgtcccggacaatcaacgtctcccaacctggaactaggggaacggaatttagaaacgtgagatgctaatcatctcagtgaatgaccctaactactgaacacctttaatattaataatataccaaataaagggatttaattaatcaataccgaacaattaaataaataaataaataaacaattgaagtaatattttctctcaaaaccctcattattcactccattggaaaagttccccttgtaaaacatttttacaaaacccgatattcgtatctcccgaaaaccaagggatcaaaccatttgataaacaataaataaataactaccccaatatataattaaaatgtaataaattataataaataatttttgaacacctttggggtttgaaactttatctgaaaattacacttgacgcaccacaccatataccagtgatgccctccgatgcccagcgtcctgagcacatACTgccggggagattaaagagagaaacttgcaaacggcacttcggcgtcccgacagtacagctgctgaaaccgtcatcccggccaagggaggggcggctgtggccaatatcaaacttgcctgcccacggtccaatggcaaccacgggagacataatacttgcgcgctaaaccatataatactTGCTCGGtaaaccacgtgtacatacaccaaaacaccaatactatatgagtgcatctaaaataattattaaaccaaccgtaccgttttccaaaattaccgtgggaaatatattaaattttcacacttaccatcccacatatttttatttaataaaccggtatgAAACATCGAtgacaaataaaccataattttctcgtaatatgaGGTTCCACAAATAAAacaccatgggcataattatagaattaaaccaccaatttagacaaatattttcataaaataatcaaaccaattatgccaaaaaataatacttaaaaccatgtacgattattactgaaatatactttgctcatgcataataaataccatttaatcaccataaaataagaatcgggaatttcttaatgaccccaaaatttcatttagcaccaatggataattatatatataaaataatatttttcccgattatatttaaaatacgccacatgagcataaattccaaatatcaaataaacaccaaataaatataataaattgcccaaaatatttttaaaggtgggtcactcacctggagcacgcaattaaaccatgatccaccatgggatcaattccacgactcacccgtgctccgaatcgaagcttaagtgatgaggatcacggattcggtcttactttccggtgatcggactcgaggtggccggaatctcaccggaaagctttcgggtttcgactccacaattctcccaaaccgtcacgaattggcggaaaaggatgccagattcgggttcaggaggtcgaacacagtggacaaggaccggaGGTGCGACTCGGTACTCgtcggaacagtaacttccgacgagccgccgcggtcaccggcaatcgtcgccgacggtggcgcgtgcggtggccattggttgagatttttggcagatttgtagatcgaggggagagggttccaacgggaccgacggtgaggcaaATAGAGGCCGGACAgtggagaaatcggggtttgaagatttctggcccctcgccggaaaacgctccgatcccggcgcgtcggaggtccggtggccttgaaatttggtgggttggccggaaatgaggaggtggtgaggggtggctggcgcgtgtggccggaaaggggtcaaacggcggtggagggaaaaatcgccgccgatcttcgacgACTCGATCCGAGCGCGTCCGGAGGCCGGCGGTCgtgaaaattggaggtttggGTCGCGGAGAACtaggcttcaccggtggccggcgcgtgtagccctccggtggccggacgatggccaaccggtggtggccggtcatttctctctctccctctctctctcctctctctctttcactctcttccccgagatttttgtcaaacaaaagccacagtggtgacactgttcatccacgtggaccaatcaggtgacgacacgtggcatttcactgttcatcgactcaaaaacattaaaatattacggtatccggcaaacttcacgcgtcgataactttttaaccggatgtccgttttaagcgtgccgctagtctgtgaactcgtatcgatgagcacttcacaaccatgcatgagtcaaagctcatttccccataaataaaaagtcaactccggcaccccttggacaatttggacctcaacttgttttgcttataactttcaaaccgtagctccgttttcaacgtgctactagtctatgaactcgtgccaacgtgtacttcgtaatggtacctcagtcaacctagaattcgaatcgagtcaaaaagtcaacctcggtcaacgtgcaaaaattccgacatggttcgggacggggtgttacatatatatatatatatatatatatatatatatatatatatatatatatatatatatatataatttatgtgtATTACAATTGATCAACTCCTAGATAGAGAAATATTTGTACTGTATTCTAATCTTAtgaaattaagatattttatttttaaaaatcaaagtatttatgaaaatgattatacatatacaaattaCATAAATGCTTTACGCAATGGAACTCTTATTTTCAAtaggagaatatatatatatatatatatgaaacttaAATTATAATTCCATGATCGAAAATGAATAAGAGTATTAgcatttttcttaaaaacataaataaaaaatacagttatttatatgaatttccCTATTAATCTCTGCTTAAATCTACTCTTGTTTGACAatattagaatatatatttttcttattatttggtTGCAAAACTAAGGTGGAAAACGAGAAAACATGGGCTGCTTTTCTTAATTACCAAACGTACCTCATCTAGAAATCAAATCAAAGAGAACTAGCTATACCTCTCGCTAATTACCAATAGGGTCAACGATAgatataatgtaaaataaatggtttTGGGGATCATAATTCTCTCTTTATTCACAATAAGCCAAAAACCAAATTTAGCCTCCTatagtgtgtgtgtatatataattgcaaatggaattattatatatatatctttgaccttcttttaattttataatacatGTATAGTAAATTCCCGCACGCCATTTATGCATGTGGCAGCCAGAGAAGATCCAGAACCGGTCACACATCGCACACagattgattttttcttttcttgggtaATAACATCGCAAACggtttgatatattatttattaatcttCCATGAAACAACCCCAAATTAACCTACTCTGCTACACAGCTCTGGTATATATAGAGGATAGTCCCTAATAGCTTTTTCTCCAACATATTCACACATTTTTTCATCTTGATATCCATTCAAATTAAGTTTTCAGAGTTAGTGCTTCCTTTGGGGAACTTGTTTAGTAGCTAGAGAAACATAAAGAATGGCTTCAATGAATTGGAACTCTAAGAGCACTATTTCTTTTACATTTGTTAATGCTGCTCTATGTTTGCTGTTGGTTTTGCCTTTCACTACAACTTGTGAAGCTACATTGTCTTCCAAGTTTTATGACAAAACCTGTCCCAATGCAATTAGCACCATTCGAAGCTCCATTCGGTCAGCAATTTCCCGAGAGCGTCGAATGGCAGCATCCCTCATTCGCCTTCATTTCCATGACTGTTTCGTTAAGGTACTTCAAATACACTATGTAGATGCTTAATTAGTATGgtatatatttttgacaaacatataattaattagtatagTTTGCTTATGAATATGTTCTTGGTTTTTCGTAGGGCTGTGATGCATCAATCTTACTTGATGACTCTTCCACATTCATAAGTGAAAAGAACGCATTGCCTAATAGGAATTCCGCAAGAGGTTACGAACTCATAGAAGATGCAAAGGCAAAAGTTGAGAAAATATGCCCTGGAGTTGTATCTTGTGCTGATGTCCTTGCAGTTGCAGCACGTGAGGCTTCACTTGCTGTAAGTAGCAATTAAAATCCAACCTCATCATATCAGAaatgaaaaactatatattataagatattccaattaattattaaattaatgtaaaaatttaatttatacagGTAAGTGGCCCATCGTGGACAGTGAAACTTGGAAGAAGAGACTCAGCAAGAGCATATCCAGATGTGGCCAATACCGATCTTCCTGGTTTCACAGAGAGCCTTGACAGACTTATATCTAGATTTGGTGGCAAAGGCCTAAGCGCAAGAGACATGGTTGCATTATCAGGAGCACATACAATTGGACAAGCTCAATGCTTCACTTTCCGTAACAGGATTTACAGCAATACCAGCGATATCAATGCTAACTTTGCGCGTTCTCGAAGAAGCCGTTGTCCTGCTGCTGTAACCCAAGGCAGTAGCAATTTGGCACCCCTTGAATTGGTAACGCCCAATTCATTCGACAACAATTACTTCAAGAACTTGATTCAGAAGAAGGGTCTTCTTCAATCTGATCAGGTTCTGTTCAGTGGAGGATCAACAGACAGCATCGTATCCGAGTATAGCAAGAACTCTGCTAGATTCAGGGTTTGCTGCTGCAATGGTTAGGATGGGAGATATTGAGCCTCTCACTGGTTCTGCTGGGCAGATTAGAAGGGTTTGCAGTGCGGTCAGCTAAAATTTGTGACTACATTCTTTCATTCTTTGATGTCTTCTAAAGAAATATATGctcttttgttgaaaaataattagcattggatttatatgtttttaataaaGAACAAACACAAACGTTTGTCATTAATTTGTATTTGCAGTTTTATCCAAACACAAAAGCTTAAAGGCCCAAATAAAAAAGTTAGATGATATAGATACAATCAAGCCCTCGCATAATTATTCCACCAAAagataagcaaataaataaaagcctcCAATTACTTAAAAAAGAATATCCAAAGGACAAAAGTTGGTGGTCTTCGAATCGGTGCACGTGGTGACTACCATCTACAGGGAAAGAAAAGCAACGTATCACGTCTAAGcttatccttatttatttattatttttttctgaaatatctaactttttttttttttctttttttgaaacacTGAAATATCTAACTCTATCGGCAAATTttgttaacaaaatttttaCTAGCTAGCCAAACTATTTCAAGTTTtatattaatcaatcaaatatatatattttttcttacatACATTGGAGGATTCAATTTTGGAACCTCATCTGAAAGATAAATAATTTTGCCACTAGACCATCTTGAAAAGgacaattaaatagaaattttaattcataatcaagttattaatttttattatcctTGACTTTTTTTCCGACCATCATGCGTTATTTAcaatgtttttactttttagacATTTTGGAATGATTTGTTTACCATTTAACTAAGATACCACATAAAGTAGGCggtagaaataataaaaatatcaaacttGGGCATGCAGGTGGGCTGGATCTGCAGCTGTTATATACTTTTGGAAACTGGcatcatatatgcatatattctcTTGCAAATTTCACATGTGTGTACATCGGCTTTTGTTCACAATTTGCCCAAATAAAACCAACTCTTAACTtatagaaaaatcaactttgaCTTGTACAAATTCAAAtctataataatattcaaattaatcaattttgagAGCCAACCAAAGAATTAATTATACTATAGAACAATTCATCAACGCGGTCagtgaaagaagaaaaacatcATACTATAAATATGATAACAAACCCAACTCTTTCTCCACATCAATTTCCATTTGCTTCTTTTCTGATCATAATCATCTTTTTCTCCTTCTCTATCAAATTAGCAAAAAACTtgcataatataattaattgcaaaaaaaatcttgctattaattatatttatattatataatggccTTCCGAGAACATCACGTTCTTCCTGCCTTTCTTTTCCTCTCCATGCTTGTCAGTGCAACAACGACCAAAGCAAACCTATCTTCTACATTTTATGACAAAACCTGTCCTAAAGCTTTAAGTACTATCCGAACTTCCATTAGAGCTGGAATTTCCCGTGAACGTCGAATGGCGGCTTCTCTCATTCGCCTTCATTTCCACGATTGCTTCGTCAAGGTATATAAacttactaaatatatataaaaagatttaaTTATAAACAGATGcttgttataattaatttgctcTCTAATTGTTGTGccaatattgttttattaattaactttttttttttgggggtcttTAACAGGGTTGTGATGGATCAATTTTACTTAATGATACTGCTACTAACGAAAGGGATgtaattttcaataagaattcagCAAGAGGTTACGAACTCATAGACAATGCGAAAACAGAGGTCGAAAAAATATGCCCCGGTGTCGTATCTTGTGCTGATATTCTAGCAGTCGCAGCTCGTGACTCATCGGTTGCAGTGAGTGGTCCATCATGGACGGTGAAGCTTGGAAGAAGAGATTCAACAACACCATATCCAGATGTTGCATTGTCTGATCTTCCTCGTTTCACCGAAAGCCTTCCGGAACTTATAGCTAGATTCGAACACAAAGGCCTAAGTGAAAGGGACATGGTTGCCTTGTCAGGTTCGCATTCAATCGGACAAGCTCAATGCTTCACATTCCGGGACAGAATTTATAATGGCGGCGACATTGATGCTGGCTTCGCTAGCACTCGAAGACGCGGTTGTCCGGTTAGCTCAGGTGATTCAAAGTTGGCACCACTTGAGTTGGTGACACCAAATCAATTGGACAATAACTACTTCAAGAACTTGCTTCAGAAGAAAGGTCTTCTTCAATCTGATCAGGTTCTATTCAGTGGAGGATCAACGGACAGCATTGTATCTGAATATAGTAGGAACCCTTCAAAATTTCTGTCTGACTTTGCATCTGCCATGGTTAAAATGGGAGATATTGAACCTCTTACTGGTTCTGCTGGACAGATAAGGAGGATTTGTCATGCTGTCAACTAAAAATTTGGAGCCTATAGCTAGCGACTATATTGGACTTGTCAAATGTATATGCTGCCTT is a genomic window containing:
- the LOC107435795 gene encoding lignin-forming anionic peroxidase, which produces MAFREHHVLPAFLFLSMLVSATTTKANLSSTFYDKTCPKALSTIRTSIRAGISRERRMAASLIRLHFHDCFVKGCDGSILLNDTATNERDVIFNKNSARGYELIDNAKTEVEKICPGVVSCADILAVAARDSSVAVSGPSWTVKLGRRDSTTPYPDVALSDLPRFTESLPELIARFEHKGLSERDMVALSGSHSIGQAQCFTFRDRIYNGGDIDAGFASTRRRGCPVSSGDSKLAPLELVTPNQLDNNYFKNLLQKKGLLQSDQVLFSGGSTDSIVSEYSRNPSKFLSDFASAMVKMGDIEPLTGSAGQIRRICHAVN